The sequence CTTCATCGGAACCTTTGCCTGACGGCAAAGAACCCGTGAAGCACTTAGCCTTGCATAAGTTTCTTCATCGGAACCTTTGCCTGACGGCAAAGAACCCGTGAAGCACTTAACAATTTCTTGTTTTTTTATCCCTCAAGGGGGTACTGAAAAGAGTGACAGACTTTCAGGAGTAAGGTACTAACTTACAAAGCTGCAAAATTCTTTGGCCAGGCTCGGGTCAAAGCGGATTCCGGCAAGTGCTGAAATTTCCTCAATTGCCTGTTGTGAACTTCTTTCTTTTCGATAAGGCCTTTTGGAGGTTATTGCCGCATAGGTATCAACCAGCGCCAGAATGCGGGCAGTGATGGGGATGTTGTTGCCGGACAGTTGGTTTGGGTAGCCGGAACCATCGTAGGATTCATGATGATGGAGGATTGCCGGTTTGTCCAGTTCAATGGGACTTGGTGAAAATCTGGCAATTTCCCAGCTGATCAGGGGATGTCGCTGGCATATTTTACGTTCATTATTTGTCAGCGGGGTATCTTTCAGCAAAATATCACTGCTGATACTCATCAATCCAAGGTCATAGAAATAGGCGGTATCCGCCAGTGAGCGGGTTATATTATCCGCCAGTTCCAGCTGCTGGGAAAATTCTGTCAGCAGATGTGAAACTCTGGTGCTATGGTGCTGGTAATAGGGTAAATTTGTTTCTGACAGAGAAATGAGCTTATGGGCTGCCAGTCGATAAAAGGAACGTTGCTGTTTTTGTGCTCTTAACCCAAGGGATATCAGCTCAATAGCTTCATCCAGATGGTTTGTTAATGGCGATGAAGGTGAACTTTTTCCCATCGTTGTTTTTTTGTCTGCCAGAAACAGTAAAAGAAAAGCAGTGGAGGAGTCGGAAAAACGGTGCGGATGACAGTAAACATAATTCCATGGGTAGGTAGGCCCGTTAGGGATTGAAATCATCAATTGTTGTTTTTCTTCGGCTGACAGGTATCCAGGTGTCTGCAACTGAGTCATACAATCTTTAAACTTTGAGGAAAAAGGCAAAGATATGCAGCAATCTTCCGGCTTTGAACGTAAAGCAAACTGACTGGTGATCAAGGTGACTTTTTTTGCTTCCGGGTCAATTTCAAAGTAAAGAGATTGGTCTGTCTCCAGTGAAGGTAAAAGGATATTTAATAAAGAACTCATTAATTTTCTGGTATCACCCAGCGAACGAATGGCTTCCATGAAGAAATCAATGCTGTTGAGATTAATGCCTTTTTTGCTGTCATCAAGTTTTTTGGAACCCTCAAGCTGGGGAGAATAAAGCACCACCCTGTTTTTCCCCAGGCGCTTGCCCTCATACATGGCAAGGTCAGCTTTTCGGACCAAGTCACCATCAGAACTGGCCATCTCCGGATAGGACGCTATCCCCAGGCTCAAAGTCATATTGACTGATTTGTTGTGGTTGATTATAAAGGGGTGTTCCTCTGCTGCTTTTCGTAACCGTTCCCCAATGAGAAATGCTTTTATATGGTCGGTATTGGGGAGGATAATCGTGAATTCTTCTCCCCCATAGCGGCAGACCGTATCAATGGTTCGTGATTTTTCAGGCAATAACACCCCCATTTCCCTGAGGGCATTATCACCAGATTGGTGACTGTAATGATCATTGAATTTTTTAAAATTATCTATATCGATCATTAATAATGACAGGGTGGTTTTCTGCCGCTGGGCCCTCTCGACCTCGACTTTTAGCTGCCGGTCAAAAAAACGGCGGTTATAAAGGCCGGTGAGGGAGTCAATAATGGCCAGTTTCTGGATCTGTTCATGTTTACTCAGATGTTGGAAAATAAGTTCACACTGCATAGTCAGGATCCAGAATAACTGGATGTCTTCCATGGTGAAGGTATTCTGACGGGTAGCAAACAGCTGCCAGACAGCCTGTACTCTTCCTTCCCAGGTAACCTGGACGATGACTGCTTCCTCAATGCCAAGGTTGTGAAAAACGCTACGGTTTGATACTGCAGATGCTTTGATTAATAAGGGCTTGCCAAATGAACTGGTCCAGGGGGTGAAAGGTGATTTGGTTTTTAAAAGAGATAGTTGCTGGTCGGAAAAGCCATGATTAAACAGCAATTCCAAGGTCTGAGAGGATTCATTCCACATGGAAAATGTCATTTTCCGATAGGGAATTATTTTACGGGCAAATGATGCGAACATCTCGATAGTCAGGGTCTGGTCCTGGGATGAAGCGAGATATATAGGAGCTTTGAGCAACAAGTTAATGCTCTTGGTTTTTTTTTGCAGGGTTTGAGGTGATAAATCAGGAGAGAGTTGCAGGATGGATGCTTCTATCTCGGATTTAAGGAAAGTTTGCTCAGTCATAAGGGTTAAATTTCCGCGAGCTTGATGCTTTGAATGCTTGAAAGTCCTATTTTAAGGATTGAAAACATGATTGATCTATTAAAATATGTAAAAAACCTCCACTAAAAAT comes from Pseudomonadota bacterium and encodes:
- a CDS encoding diguanylate cyclase; this translates as MTEQTFLKSEIEASILQLSPDLSPQTLQKKTKSINLLLKAPIYLASSQDQTLTIEMFASFARKIIPYRKMTFSMWNESSQTLELLFNHGFSDQQLSLLKTKSPFTPWTSSFGKPLLIKASAVSNRSVFHNLGIEEAVIVQVTWEGRVQAVWQLFATRQNTFTMEDIQLFWILTMQCELIFQHLSKHEQIQKLAIIDSLTGLYNRRFFDRQLKVEVERAQRQKTTLSLLMIDIDNFKKFNDHYSHQSGDNALREMGVLLPEKSRTIDTVCRYGGEEFTIILPNTDHIKAFLIGERLRKAAEEHPFIINHNKSVNMTLSLGIASYPEMASSDGDLVRKADLAMYEGKRLGKNRVVLYSPQLEGSKKLDDSKKGINLNSIDFFMEAIRSLGDTRKLMSSLLNILLPSLETDQSLYFEIDPEAKKVTLITSQFALRSKPEDCCISLPFSSKFKDCMTQLQTPGYLSAEEKQQLMISIPNGPTYPWNYVYCHPHRFSDSSTAFLLLFLADKKTTMGKSSPSSPLTNHLDEAIELISLGLRAQKQQRSFYRLAAHKLISLSETNLPYYQHHSTRVSHLLTEFSQQLELADNITRSLADTAYFYDLGLMSISSDILLKDTPLTNNERKICQRHPLISWEIARFSPSPIELDKPAILHHHESYDGSGYPNQLSGNNIPITARILALVDTYAAITSKRPYRKERSSQQAIEEISALAGIRFDPSLAKEFCSFVS